The genomic interval TTCGGTTTCAGCAGCGGAAGGAGGCTGCTAAGCAGACGGAAGAGCAGGTGAAGTGCCAAGGATGGTCCAATCTATGACACTCAAGGGAGCGACTTGGACAATTGGTGGCAATTTAAGAGTTACATGAAACACTTGTGCaataaaaagcagaaatcttGAAGTTCGTGGGAATAAGTTTTTCGCGTACTTGTATAATCACTAGTGCTAGATCATTTTTAGAACATCTCTAATACCCTCAACAACTTCCTCCTGTTCACGTGTTTTCAAGGTGGATTTGAATAGTCAAAAAGTAGACCATGAATGCAATATTTAAACTATACTGCAGGAGGTTCCCAGCGTGCCCTtcgatagctcagttggtagagcggaGGACTGTAGGTGTGTACTTGTGGTCATCCTTAGGTCGCTGGTTCGAATCCGGCTCGAAGGAGTTGCCTTTTGGAAGGTTCCAGTCTCGCCCTGGGCTCTCTAGGATCCGTAGCTAGAGGATGCAAAAATCCAAAgcccaaacaaacaaagacacacCCACACGGGGTTCCCCAGGTACCCCCAGAGGAGACTGCTAATGCTTGACTGACAGACTGAATGAATCcttggagggagggaaaaagCAAAGTTTGCTTGACTTGACTGAGATTCGACGGCCTTTTACGACCCTCTGTCACATTGGAACTTGTGAGAGAACATTTTAGATTCTTCTCTAAAGTACCAGTTTTAGAGAGCACTCTTGCGACTGTGGCTGTGGACATGTCTGACCACTGCGACCTCTGGGGAGTGTGGGTTTGCACTGATGGTCCCGAGGCACTCCCGAGGGCGAGGGCCAGGGtcgtggggggggggtggttgcCAAGGCGCCAAGCAGGCAGTATTCAGGTGCGACCCAGTCCCGAGCGCAGGCAGCCAGCGCTGAGGCCCAAGTCGTGTGTGCATCCCGCACGAATTTGCAACATAGATAAATACGGATGGTATGTGTGGAGGATATATCATTGCACAATAGGGGTCAAGCAAGTTCTCTAATCGTcatacaaattttcaaaacattctcAACGCCTCGCCCTGAATCTGCTTCTCCCTTCCGCCCTCTAGGACCCAGCCCCCTGTGCTGACCCGTAGTCCCTCTTGTCGTCGCCGCCTCAGGCCGCAGGCCGTCGTGCACAATCGCGTCACGGCAGCGGTCGCTTTACGGCTGTCTTGTTACGTAACTTCCGGCTTGGAGCTCGGCTCTTGGTCGCGCCATCGGAAGCGACTGCTTTACGGCTGTCGTGCTTCACGTATCCTCGGCatggaggctgaggaggctgaggcaacttCGGAGGAAGGGCCGTTGGAAGCGCCAAACCCGAAATCAGAGGCGGAGGAGGAGCCGGAGGAAAGCGAAGAAGCAGCTTGCAGCAAGAAGCGGGTGGTGCCGGGCATCGTGTACTTGGGGCACGTTCCGCCGCGCTTCCGGCCCCTGCACGTCCGCAACCTGCTCAGCGCCTATGGGGAGGTCGGGCGCGTTTTCTTCCAGGCGGAGGGTGAGTGCCCAGGTCTGGGCGGCGGGGGTTCGGCTCCGAGTCCCGCCCTCGCGCCGACTCGCCCCTTACGGGCATTGACCAGAAGTCGCGGCGGGGACTTGGGCCAGTTGTGAGCCCGGAGGGAAGGGGCTGTGAGACGGGGAAGCGGGCGCGGGGCGGATGCGCCTCGAGTCCTCCCTCCTGGCCGGGCAGGGAGGCGGGACCCCGGCCGGCGGCGGGGCGGGAGGGCGCGGCCCCGAGCCTGCCCGAGAGGGCGCTGACCACTGCTCGGCCTTGGGTACGCAGACCAGTTCGTGAGACGCAAGAAGAAGGCGGCGGCAGCCTCCGGAGGGAAGAAGCGGTCCCGGTACAGCAAGGACTACACGGAGGGCTGGGTGGAGTTCCGCGACAAGCGCGTGGCCAAGCGGGTGGCGGCCAGCCTGCACAACACTCCCATGGGCACCCGCCGGCGCAGCCCCTTCCGCTACGACCTGTGGAACCTCAAGGTGAGGAGGGCCGCCGGGTCTGTGGCCCGCCCACACCCGCCCGCCCCCTCCGTCCGACCTGTCCCGAGCTTTCCTTGTCTTGTCGCCCACAGTACCTGCACCGGTTTACCTGGTCCCACCTCAGTGAACACCTGGCCTTTGAGCGCCAGGTGCGACGCCAGCgcctgagagcagaggtggccCAGGCCAAGCGCGAGACGGACTTCTATCTCCGGAGTGTGGAGCGGGGACAGCGCTTCCTGGCCGCCGAGGGGGATCCTAGCCGCCCCGACGGCTCCTGGGCGTTTGCCCAGCGACCCACGGAACAGGAGCTGAGGGCCCGGAAGGCCGCGCGGCCGGGGGGGCGTGAACGGGCCCGCCTGGCCGCAGTGCAGGACCAGGCCCGCTCCAACCGAGGGCTCCTGGCCAGAATCTTTGGAGCCCCACCACCCTCGGACAGTACGGAGGGACCTTCCCGGGCCAGGGACTCGTGAGGCCGGGGAGGCCGGTCACCTCCCGTGGCCGCTCCGCTTCCTGTCGACCTGGTGCTGGAATGACACCGACACCCAGGCAAACGTCTCGGGTCAAGCCCAGACGTGGAAGTTTTGTGGGCCTCCCCTCCTCTTTTGCCCAACTGCTGTAACTGCCGGCCTCAGTGACCTTATTCGTATTATTAGGATGGTTTTGACTATTGCTGATGTCTGCTTGATTTGGTAGCCTTCCTCTTGTTTAGTAGGGTCCCATAAAATGCCACGTTCTTGGCCCAGGAATGGCCTTTATATGTAGCTACAGTGGAAATGGATGGTCCAGGCAGTCTTGTTCTGTTTACTGAATACAGATAAGGGAGCAGcatcattttatttagaaaaacagaTATGAATTACTGGGTTATGTTTGGATTAGGAACCTCCTCCCTAATGTATTTATAgggaaaaaatgcttttatttttaagagtgagagTCATTTGGCAGATTTCAATTTTCATCTTGTGTTGCATTCACTGATCTTCATTCCACCTCCTTGTCTTAAAGCCTTCATCCAACCTagatccttttttctttctctgtttactTCCTTAGCCTAGAACATTTATCTAGTACATTTATTAAACCACAGTGGGAGACAGTGACAATGGGAGATAATGACCTTGGTGGTAAGAGTCTGACAGATCACTGGAATAAGATAGATGAGCATCATGGTAGAAGCATATAAGGGATGGAGTGGGGCTAGGGCAGGACATGGAGTGCTCTCAGTGTGGAGCTGATTTCTGATAACGGGCAGCAGGAGGGTCAGTCTTCATGTCTCCCCAAGGTCAAATTGGGAAAATGGCAGAGCAGAATTCTGAACGAGTCTGGTTTGCTCCTATAGTTCAGACTGCTTCATAGATAGAGTGTTGGGGCAAACCATTGTAAAGGACAGAGCCTGGAGGGAAGTTGGGATCAAAGATCTCTCAAGTGCACTTACATGTGTGTTGAGGCTCTGAGGGATTCACAAATACATGCAGAGCAGCCCTGATTACTTCAAAGAATCAGGATGAATCATCAAAATGAACTGCAAACTTGGGTGTCACCATACACTGAAGTCTATACTCAGTCTcagattaaaatattattatccaGCAGGAAGTCCTTGTCAAGTGTAATTATAATTTGGTTTTGCTTGTGCTTTTTCTTTAGTTCTtggaaccccacccccaccccccattaaTGTAATTA from Ictidomys tridecemlineatus isolate mIctTri1 chromosome 8, mIctTri1.hap1, whole genome shotgun sequence carries:
- the Abt1 gene encoding activator of basal transcription 1; the protein is MEAEEAEATSEEGPLEAPNPKSEAEEEPEESEEAACSKKRVVPGIVYLGHVPPRFRPLHVRNLLSAYGEVGRVFFQAEDQFVRRKKKAAAASGGKKRSRYSKDYTEGWVEFRDKRVAKRVAASLHNTPMGTRRRSPFRYDLWNLKYLHRFTWSHLSEHLAFERQVRRQRLRAEVAQAKRETDFYLRSVERGQRFLAAEGDPSRPDGSWAFAQRPTEQELRARKAARPGGRERARLAAVQDQARSNRGLLARIFGAPPPSDSTEGPSRARDS